Part of the Camarhynchus parvulus chromosome 11, STF_HiC, whole genome shotgun sequence genome, CATCCGGCCTTGCTGCTTgagcagaggtggcagctgtgctggtttcacctcagagacacttttggctggctgggtgtgtggtggtttcacctcagagacactttggctggctgggtgtgtggtgtttcacccacAGACaccttctcaggagaaaaatcctggcaaagggatttttcaaaaaataccaTAGCTGCCCATCCCCACGTGGAGCTTCCCCTGTCTCTGCCTCCGGCCACCCCCCGGCACTGCAGGACACAAAACAGCACGGGTGCACACGCTGCCGCTCTCAAGgtggaaaaagggaagtttcTTTTCTGGCTCTAACATTTAtggatttccaaaagtgacagtggattggagggagaaagtgccacctctccaatgacactggacaaaccgACAGTCCCTcagatttctcctcctccataaaagaatgcaaaacaatgagttatttacagaaggCGTGTGAGAAGGTTTCCTACAAGAGTGTAAACATCAAgaggcttagaaaatcttaaaaaatcagggtgacaacccccagtgcccctgtgtccccagctgaccccagcagggctcctggTGGTGTCAGACCCCTCAGACAGGTTCATCCTACCTGGGATGGCCTCAGGACAGTGCTTGGGTTTGTCTGCAACCCTCAGAGCATCCCTGAGGGAATCTCCTCATGCAGGTGACAAAAAACATGGCTCAGGTGACCAAGGCCCTGGACAAGGCCCTGAGCTCCATGGACCTGCAGAAGGTGTCGGCAGTGATGGATAAATTCGAGCAGCAAGTGCAGAATCTGGATGTTCACACATCGGTGAGTGCTGGGCGGGCAGGGTGACAcccctgctggctctgtgtccgggcagggggacagggctgtgtcTGTCCCAGGTCATGGAGGACTCCATGAGCTCGGCCACCACGCTGAGCACACCGCAGGAGCAGGTGGACAGCCTGATCGTGCAGATCGCCGAGGAGAACGGGCTGGAGATCATGGACCAGCTGAGCCAGCTGCCCGAGGGGGCCTCGGCCCTGGGGGAGAGCTCTGTGCGCTCCCAGGAGGACCAGCTGTCCCGGAGGTTggtgctctccctgctcctgtccttcccagggtccctgcctggccctgaggggagcagctgcccctccctgggcactcaCAGGGGCTCCAtggccctccctgggcactcaCAGgggctccctgcccctccctggggGCTCACAGGGGCTCCAtggccctccctgggcactcaCAGGGGCTCCCTGACCCTCCCTGGGGGCTCACAGGGGCTCCCTGGCCCTCCCTGGGGGCTCACAGgggctccctgcccctccctgggcGCTCACAGGGGCTCCCTgaccctccctgggcactcaCAGGGGCTCCCTgaccctccctgggcactcaCAGGGGCTTGCTGGGGGCTCACGGGGCTCCCTGGCCCTCCTGTCACAGGGGCTCCCTGGCCCCTCCTGGGGGCTCACAGGGGCTCCCTGGCCCCTCCTGGGCGCTCACAGGGGCTCTCTGGCCCTCCCTGGGGGCTCACAGGGGCTCCCTGACCCTCCCTGGGGGCTCACAGGGGCTCCCTGGCCCCTCCTGGGGGCTCACAGGGGCTCCCTGACCCTCCCTGGGCCCTCACAGGGGCTCCCTGGCCCCTCCTGGGGGCTCACAGGGACTCCCTgaccctccctgggcactcaCAGGGACTCCCTgaccctccctgggcactcaCAGGGGCTCCCTgaccctccctgggcactcaCAGGGActccctgccccttcctggGCACTCACAggggctccctgccccttcctggGCACTCACAGGGGCTCCCTGACCCTCCCTGGGGGCTCACAGGGGCTCCCTggcccctccctgggcactcaCAGGGGCTCTCTGGCCCTCCCTGGGGGCTCACAGGGGCTCCCTgaccctccctgggcactcaCAGGGACTCCCTGGCCCCTCCCTGGGCGCTCACAGGGGCTGCCtggccctccctgggcactcaCAGGGGCTCCCtggccctccctgggcactcaCAGGGGCTGCCTGGCCCCTCCTGGGGGCTCACAGGGGCTCCCTGACCCTCCCTGGGGGCTCACAGGGGCTCCCTGACCCCTCCTGGGGGCTCACAGGGGCTCCCTGGCCTcgctgcctggtgctgctgctgctgccctgacccgctgccctgtgctgctctccctgcaggctggctgCCCTGAGGAACTGAGCCCTCGCTGGGGCTGCagatggcactgctggagcaggaccccctcctgcagcccccctgccTCGGGACTGTTCCTGGGGGGTGACAGCCCTTCCCTGAGCCCGGGGCCATCGCGGTGGGAATGCTGTGCTGGATTCTGGGGGGCTTCCtttgggggtgctgctgctggcagagccccacGCCCTGTCTGAGGGGAACACTAAGGGGATTGATTTCCCTGGtcctgggatgctgctccccAAGCCCTCTGgtgttccctgtccctgcccagagctgagctgtgggctGAGTTCCTCAGGGGCTGcttgggaggagcaggagaacctgcaggggtccccaaatcccacctgggggGCTGGGCAGGTCGGTGCCTTGCAGGAAGGGGCGGTGCCAGCGCCGTGTCCCCTCCCTCGCTGTCACCAGCGGGTGTCCCCTCCCTCGCTGTCACCGTCccgtgccctgtgctgctccatgtCCCCCCAGTCACACCCCCAGCCCTGTACCACGAAGTGCCCTTTGGAacaccctccctgcccagccctgt contains:
- the CHMP1A gene encoding charged multivesicular body protein 1a, which produces MDDTLFQLKFTAKQLEKLSKKAEKDSKAEQAKVKKALQQKNVECARVYAENAIRKRNEGLNWLRMASRVDAVASKVQTAVTMKGVTKNMAQVTKALDKALSSMDLQKVSAVMDKFEQQVQNLDVHTSVMEDSMSSATTLSTPQEQVDSLIVQIAEENGLEIMDQLSQLPEGASALGESSVRSQEDQLSRRLAALRN